The genomic DNA TTTGCGGCATTTTGAGATCGACGATCACCAGGTCATAAGTATGGCTCTGGCACATTTCCAGGGCAGCGATACCGTTTTCTGCCGTATCACAGCGAATGCCGACTTTGCTCAATGCCCGGGCCAGCAATTGCCGCAGAGATGGTTCATCATCAACAATCAGGGCATGGTATTGAAAGGAATTTATGGCTAAATCCTCCGAAAGCTGAGTCTGTCGTGTGATCGGCAGACTCACTTTGAAAATATAGGATACATGAAAACGAAGGAAGTATGAAACGGTGCATAGTCAGGCGGGACTGAGTGACTTCAATATTTCAGGCGCAGAGAGGATCGGTAAAAAATTAGCGATAATGTGATGTGTTCAAGTGAGATTATGACATCATAGGACGCGAAACTGTTTTGTTAATAAACAATCGACGTGCGGTTTGAAAGAAATCAGTCTGGCATTACTGATTCGTGCAGTGCGCTATGTCCTGCTACAAACCCAATGCTAACACTAGAGAATATCAGAGAAAAAAGTATTTGTGATGATACGTAAGGGGAGATCTGGATACCCAGAAAATATAGCTGAGAACAACTATGAGGACTCTTTATGGGATGTGAAGTGAAGCTATCTAGCGAAGTATGATCATACAAGATCGTACGGATTATATTTCTTGATTTTAGTCTGGTTTGAGGAATATGCCTCATTTTATCTGATGGCAGAGAAGCAAATTACTCGCATGATGTGCGACATAATGTCGTGATCATCAGGGGGGGAACGGGACTACTCATCTCAATTAGTAAAACTACCGATTATAAGGTGTGTGGAGGCAGATAGATTGTGAATTCAGTTTCGTGCTGTAATAGAACACTGTGAATGGCTGGTTCTGCACCTTTCGCGACCAACCCCAGTTCTTCGAGAAGTATGAAGCGCGCAGAGGTGATCCTGCCGACGGTTGTCTGCAGCCGGTCATGCCAGATCTGGTAAGTGCCCAGTCGTCCGTCGCGGCGATAATAAAAACCTTTCCGGGGGTGGGTTAAGACAACCAGTCCTGTTTCCAGGTCATCAAAGCCTGCCAGTTCGGTGGGGGGCTGGCCGGTATCCTGAAGTTCGACTTCCGCGTCGGCCCAACTGTCAGTTGTCTGCATGCGATAGCGAGTATAACGGCGTGCTGTCTCGTCGTAGTTACAGTCAAAATGGATCCTGGCGCGGTGCCAGGGAAGTTTCCATAGATGTCGGGGGATGGAAACGGTCCAGGAGTCCAGAGACGTTCCGATGAACCAGGCAACGTGTTCGCCGGTTTGGGTGTCGGTGACGTAAACACGATAGTTCGTCTGGCCGAAACGCCATCTGATC from Gimesia sp. includes the following:
- a CDS encoding DUF2071 domain-containing protein, which codes for MDKLTFNDELLARQPARGIDVETTLAHFAIITCLIDPALLRPLIHPRFQLDLVEVDGQERALLSVVPFMDQDFRFVRFPWIRWRFGQTNYRVYVTDTQTGEHVAWFIGTSLDSWTVSIPRHLWKLPWHRARIHFDCNYDETARRYTRYRMQTTDSWADAEVELQDTGQPPTELAGFDDLETGLVVLTHPRKGFYYRRDGRLGTYQIWHDRLQTTVGRITSARFILLEELGLVAKGAEPAIHSVLLQHETEFTIYLPPHTL